ATCGAGGAAGCCGATCGGCGACAGCCAGCCGCCCAGGAACATGAGCGCGGCCAGGATCGACACGAGCCACATGCTGGCGTACTCGGCCAGGAAGAAGATCGCGAAGCCCATGCCCGAGTACTCGACCATGTGGCCAGCCACGATTTCCGCTTCGCCTTCGACCACGTCGAAGGGGTGGCGGTTGGTCTCGGCCACGCCGGAGATCACGTAGACCACGAAGATCGGCAGCAGCGGCAGCCAGTTCCACGACAGGAAGCCCAGGCCCATGTTCACGCCCATGCCCTTGCCCTGCGAAGCCACGACGTCGCCTAGGTGCAGGCTGCCCGTCACCATGATGACGACGACCAGGCAGAAGCCCATGGCGATTTCGTAGCTCACCATCTGGGCCGACGCGCGCAGCGCGCCCAGGAAGGCGTATTTCGAGTTCGAGGCCCAGCCGGCGATGATCACGCCGTACACCTCGATCGAGGTGATCGCCATGATCAGCAGCAGGCCAGCGTTGACGTTCGCGAGGATCGCCTCGGGCCCGAAAGGAATCGCGACCCAGGCGGCGAGCGCCGGCATGATGGCCATGATCGGGCCGAGACGGAACAGCCCGGGCGACGCGGCGGTCGGGTTGATCAGTTCCTTGGTGAGCAGCTTGAGTGCGTCGGCGATGGGCTGCAGCAGGCCGAAGGGCCCCACGCGGTTGGGGCCATGGCGGACCTGGATCCAGCCCAGGAACTTGCGCTCCCACAGCGTCGCATAGGCCACGGCGCCGAGCAGCGGCAGCAGCACGCAGATGATCTTGATCAGTGCCCAGAGCACCGGCCAGCCGCCGGCGGTCCACCAGTGTGCGCCGATGAGGCCCTGGCCGAAACCGTAGATGGAATCGATCATGCCGTCACCTCATCCAGGACCGGATGCTGGCCGGGCCACACACCGAGCGCCGCATGCGAAGCACCGCGCGCATCGGCGGTCAGCTGCAGCGAGGTGGCGCGGCGCACGAGGCCGTCCAGCTGGTAGATCGACGCCGTGACCGGCGCTGCGGCATCGACCGCCGCCTTCGACAAGTCGACGCCGGCAGGCGCTGCATTCGACAGCCGGTCGGCAGCGATGTGCGTCGCGCCGGCGTCGGCGCCACGCACCGAGGCCAGCACGTCCTGCGCGGTTTCGAAATCGAAGTTCGGCAGGCCGAGCATGTTGCCCAGCACGCGCAGGACCTTCCAGGCCGGACGGGCTTCGCCGCGCGGCTTGACCACGGCATGGAAGCTCTGGATCCGGCCTTCGGCATTGACGAAGGTACCGGGCGTTTCGCTGAACGGCGCGATCGGCAGCAGCACGTCGCTGATGGCGAGGTTCGCCTTGAAGGGGCTCAGGGTCACGACCATCTGGGCATGCTCGAGGCCAGTTGCCGCACGGGCGCCCGCCGCCGAGTCGAATTCAGGTTCGTTGTTGAGCAGCAGCACGGCCTTCAGGCCGCCCGACAGCATCTGGCCGGCGTTCAGGCCGTTCGCGCCAGGCAGTGCGTTCGCCCATTGGGCGCCGACCGTGTTGGCGGCTTCGGTGAGGTAGCCGACGCTGGCGCCGGTCTGTTCGCCGATCCACTGCGCGAGCGCCAGCAGACGCGATGCGTCGGCATGGTGGGCCGCGGCATTGCCGAGCAGGATCGCCTTGCGCTCGCCGCCCAGCAGCGATTGCGCGACGGCCTTGGCCTCGTCGCTCGCGTTGCCTTGGGCAGGCGCCGAAACGCCCTTCTCTGCCCCGATGGCCGTCGCCACGTCGGCCAGGGCCTGTACCCAGCCGCCAGCGGCCACGGTCGTCACGCCGGCGAGCGACATGGCCCACGCGTCGCGCGAAGCCAGTTCGTTCGCCGAGGCGATCACGCTCACGGCCGCACCCTTGCGGGCGGCCTGGCGGATGCGCTGCGCGAACAGCGGATGGTCCTTGCGCAGGTTCGAGCCCACGACCAGCACGCGCTGCAGGTTCGACAGCGACGCGATCGAGGTGCCGAGCCAGCGGATGCCGCCGGCCGGCGTGAAGTCGGCGGCGCGCAAGCGGTAGTCGATGTTCTCGCTGCCCAGGCCGCGCACCAGGGCGCCGGCGAGCGCCAGCTCTTCGACGGTGCTGTGCGGGCTGACCAGCGCGCCGATGGCGGACGCGCCATGGTCGGTCTTGATCTGGCGCAGGCCGTTGGCCACGTATTCGAGGGCGGTCTGCCAATCGACGGCCTGCCATTGGCCGCCCTGCTTGAGCATGGGCTGCGTCAGGCGCTCGTCGCTGTTGAGCGATTCGTACGAGAAGCGGTCGCGGTCGGCGATCCAGCATTCGTTGACGTCTTCGTTCTCCAGCGGAACGACGCGCATCACCTGGTGGTTCTTGACCTGGACGATCAGGTTGGCGCCGGTCGAGTCGTGCGGGCTGACCGACTTGCGACGCGAGAGCTCCCACGTGCGGGCGCTGTAACGGAAAGGCTTGCTGGTGAGCGCACCGACCGGGCAGATGTCGATCATGTTGCCCGAGAGTTCGGAGTCGACGGTCTCGCCCATCACGGTCGTGATTTCGGAATGCTCGCCGCGGTGGATCATGCCGAGCTCCATCACGCCGGCGACTTCCTGGCCGAAGCGGACGCAGCGCGTGCAGTGGATGCAGCGGCTCATCTCTTCCATGCTGATGAGCGGGCCGACGTCCTTGTGGAACACCACGCGCTTCTCTTCCTCGTAGCGCGAGGAAGAGCCGCCGTAGCCCACGGCCAGATCCTGCAGCTGGCATTCACCGCCCTGGTCGCAGATCGGGCAGTCGAGCGGGTGGTTGATGAGCAGGAACTCCATCACCGACTGCTGGGCCTTGATGGCCTTCTCGCTCTTGGTGCGGACGATCATGCCCTGGGTCACGGGCGTGGCGCAGGCCGGCATCGGCTTGGGCGCCTTCTCCACGTCGACCAGGCACATGCGGCAGTTGGCCGCAATGCTGAGTTTCTTGTGGTAGCAGAAGTGCGGGATGTACGTGCCCGCCTTGTCGGCCGCATGCATGATCATGCTGCCTTCGACGATGTCGACCTTCTTGCCGTCGAGTTCGATTTCAACCATATGTTTTCCCGGTCCCTCAGGCCTTGGCGGCCACTTTGGGGACGTAGCCCGGAATCAGCGCCTCGAACTCGTGGCGGAAGTGCTTGATCATGGCGCGCACCGGCATCGCCGCAGCGTCGCCCAGTGCACAGATCGTGCGGCCCTGGATGTTGTCGGCCACGGAGTTCAGCAGGTCCATGTCGGTCTGCTTGCCGTGACCGTTGTGGATGCGGTCCACCACGCGCCACATCCAGCCCGTGCCTTCGCGGCACGGCGTGCACTGCCCGCAGGATTCGTGCATGTAGAAGTACGAAAGGCGCTTGAGCGACTCGACCATCGAACGGCTGTCGTCCATGACGATGACCGCACCCGAACCCAGCATCGAGCCGGCCTTGGCGATGGAGTCGTAGTCCATGGTGCAGGCCATCATGATGTCGGCCGGCAGCACCGGCGACGACGACCCACCCGGGATCACCGCCTTGAGCGTGCGGCCCTTGCGCACGCCACCGGCGAGTTCGAGCAGCTTGGAGAACGGCGTGCCCATCGGCACCTCGTAGTTGCCCGGCAGTTCGACGTCACCGCTCACCGAGTAGATCTTGGTGCCGCCGTTGTTCGGCTTGCCGCATTCGAGGTAGGCCTGGCCGCCGTTGCGGATGATCCAGGGCACCGCCGCGAAGGTCTCGGTGTTGTTGATGGTGGTCGGCTTGCCGTACAGGCCGAAGCTCGCCGGGAACGGCGGCTTGAAGCGCGGCTGGCCCTTCTTGCCTTCAAGCGATTCGAGCAGTGCGGTTTCTTCGCCGCAGATGTACGCGCCGAAGCCGTGGGCCGCATGCAACTGGAAGTTGTACGTGCTGCCCATGATGGCATTGCCGAGGTAACCGGCCGCCCTCGCCTCTTCCAGCGCTTCTTCGAAGCGTTCGTAGGCCTGGAAGATCTCGCCGTGGATGTAGTTGTAGCCGACGCTGATGCCCATCGCGTACGCCGCAATGGCCATGCCTTCGATCACGATGTGCGGGTTGAACTGCAGGATGTCGCGGTCCTTGCAGGTGCCCGGCTCGCCTTCGTCCGAATTGCAGACGAGGTACTTCTGGCCCGGGAACTGGCGGGGCATGAAGCTCCACTTCAGGCCGGTCGGGAAGCCCGCGCCGCCACGGCCGCGCAGGCCGGAAGCCTTGACCTCGGCGATCACCTGGTCGGGCGTCAGGCCCTCGGTCAGGATCTTGCGCAGGGCCTGGTAACCGCCGCGCGCTTCATAGTCGGCCAGGCGCCAGTTGGTGCCGTCGAGGCCGGCATAGATCTGAGCGCCGATGTGGCGGTCATGGAAGCAGGTCTGGACACCCGTGGCCCGGAACTGCGAGAGGACTTGTTCGGGCGTCATGCGGCGTCTCCCTTCGACGAGGCACGCAGGCCGTCGATGAGCTGGTCGAGCTTCTCGTTGCTCATGAAGCTGCACATGGTGCGGTCGTTGACCAACATCACCGGCGAATCGGCGCAGGCGCCGAGGCATTCGCTCTGCTGCAGCGTGAACATACCGTCGTCGGTCGTGCCCCCCATGGTGACGCCGAGTTTCTTCTCGAGGTGGTTCAGCGCCGTGACGCCGTCGCGCAACTGGCACGGCAGGTTCGTGCACACGTTGAGCTTGAAGCGGCCGGTCGGCTGCTGGTTGTACATGTTGTAGAAGGTCGTGACCTCATGCACGGCGATCTGCGGCATGCCGAGGAAGTCGGCGACGACCTTCTCGCTTTCGAGGCTCACGTAGCCCTGTTCCTGCTGCACGATCGACAGGCAGGCCATCACGGCGGACTGCGCCTGGTCGGCCGGGTACTTGGCCACTTCGCGCGCGAAGCGTTCCAGGGCAGCGGCAGACAGCGGCTTCGCGGCCGCGGGGGTGCTGGGATTGCTCATCGATCGATTTCTCCGAACACGATGTCCAGGGTGCCGATCACGGCGACGGTGTCCGCGATCATGTGGCCACGCGTCATCTCGTCGAGCGCCGACAGATGCACGAAGCCGGGCGCGCGGATCTTCAGGCGGTACGGCTTGTTGGCGCCGTCGCTGACCAGGTAGATGCCGAACTCGCCCTTCGGGTGCTCGACGGCGGCATACGCCTCGCCTTCGGGCACGTGGAAGCCTTCGGTGAAGAGCTTGAAGTGGTGGATCAGCTCTTCCATGTTGCCCTTCATGGACTCACGGGCCGGCGCTGCCACCTTGTGGTTGTCGGTGATGACCGGGCCGGGATTCACGCGGAGCCAGTCGACGCATTGCTTGATGATGCGGTTGGACTGCGCCATCTCTTCCATGCGGACCAGGTAGCGGTCGTAGCAGTCGCCGGTCTTGCCGACCGGGATGTCGAAGTCCATGCGGTCGTACACGTCGTACGGCTGCTTCTTGCGCAGGTCCCAGGCGATGCCGGAGCCGCGCAGCATCGGGCCGGTGAGGCCGAGGTTGAGCGCGCGCTCGGGCGTCATGACGCCGATGCCAACGGTGCGCTGCTTCCAGATGCGGTTGTCGGTCAGGAGCGTGTGGTACTCCTCCATGTGCTTCACGAAACGCTTCGTGAAGTCATCGATGAAGTCAAGCATCGAACCCTGGCGGTTCTCGTTCATGCGCTCGAGCGCCTTGGCGTTCTTGATCTTGCTGACCTTGTACTGCGGCATCGTGTCCGGCAGGTCGCGGTAGACGCCGCCCGGGCGGAAGTACGCCGCGTGCATGCGCGCGCCCGAGACGGCTTCGTATATGTCGAACAGGTCTTCGCGTTCGCGGAACGCATAGATCAGGATGGTCGAGCTGCCGCAGTCGTTGCCGTGCGAGCCGAGCCACATCAGGTGGTTCAGCAGGCGCGTGATCTCGGCGAACATCACGCGGATGTACTGCGCGCGGATCGGCACCTCGATGCCCATCAACTTCTCGATGGCCAGGCAATAGGCATGCTCGTTGGACATCATCGACACGTAGTCGAGGCGGTCCATGTAGGGCAGCGACTGGATGTAGGTCTTGTGCTCGGCGAGCTTCTCGGTCGCGCGGTGCAGCAACCCGATGTGCGGGTCGGCGCGCTGGACGACTTCGCCGTCGAGCTCGAGCACCAGGCGTAGCACACCGTGCGCGGCCGGGTGCTGCGGACCGAAGTTGAGCGTGTAGTTCTTGATTTCAGCCATGTTGAATCACCGTGGCACGAAGCCTCAGTGCAGGCCTCCGTAGTTCTCTTCGCGGATCACGCGCGGCGTGACTTCGCGGGGTTCGATCGACACCGGCTGGTAGACCACGCGCTTGAGCGCCTCGTCGTAGCGCATCTCGACATGGCCCGACAGCGGGAAGTCCTTGCGGAACGGGTGGCCGATGAAGCCGTAGTCGGTCAGGATGCGGCGAAGGTCTTCATGACCCTCGAACACGATGCCGAACAGGTCGAAGGCTTCGCGCTCGAACCAGTTGGCCGAAGCCCACAGGTGCATCACCGACGGCAGCACGGGGAAATCGTCGTCGGCGCAGAACACCTTCACGCGCACGCGCTGGTTCAGGCTTACCGACAGCAGGTGCGACACCGCGCAGTAGCGCAGGCCTTCCCATTCGGTGTCGCGGTACGACGAATAGTCGACGCCGCAGAGGTCGACGAGCTGCTCGAACTGGCAGCCCGGCGCGTCGCGCAGGGTCTGCATGGCGGCCAGGTAGTCGGCGGCCTTCACCACCAGCGTCACCTCGCCGAGCGCCACATTGATGCTCTTGACCTTGTCGCCAAGGGCCGCGGCAATGGTGTCCTTCAGGGCACCGGGATCGATCGCAAAGACTGTCATGTCGGTCCCGTTCAGGCGCGGGCGATGGTGTTGGTGCGGCGCACTTTCTGCTGCAGCTGGATGATCCCGTAGATCAGGGCCTCCGCCGTGGGCGGGCAGCCCGGCACGTAGACGTCGACCGGCACGATGCGGTCGCAGCCGCGCACGACCGAGTAGCTGTAGTGGTAGTAGCCGCCGCCGTTGGCGCACGAGCCCATCGACAGCACCCAGCGGGGCTCGGCCATCTGGTCGTACACCTTGCGCAGCGCCGGCGCCATCTTGTTGCACAACGTGCCGGCCACGATCATCAGGTCGGACTGGCGCGGGCTGGCGCGGAACACCTCGGCGCCGAAGCGCCCGATGTCGTAGCGCGCGGCGGCCGCATGCATCATTTCGACCGCGCAGCAGGCCAGACCGAAGGTCATGGGCCACAACGAGCCGGTCTTGGCCCAATTCACCACCGAGTCGTAGGACGTGGTGACGAAGCCTTCTTTGAAAACGCCTTCAATGGCCATGGCTGTACCTTGTTGCCGAGTTCCGGCTATTCCCAGTCAAGCGCACCCTTTTTCCATTCGTAGGCGAAGCCCACGACGAGGATGGCCAGGAAGATCACGACCGCCCAGAAGCCCGCCGGACCCACTTCCTTGAGCGCGACGGCCCAGGGGAAGAGGAAGGCGATTTCCAGGTCGAACAGGATGAAGAGGATGGCCACCAAGTAGTAGCGGACATCGAACTGCATGCGGGCGTTCTCGAACGCTTCGAAACCGCACTCGTAAGGGGAATTTTTGGCCGCGTCGGGCCGATTGGGACCAAGGATGTAGCCCAGAACCTGGGGTGCGATGCCGACCCCGATGCCGACCAGAATGAACAACAGGACGGGGAGGTAGGAATCGAGGTTCATCAGGGGGTTCTATCACCGCTTGACACCGACAGGAAGCAGCGCGATGGCTGCCTTCTGCCGGTGAGATTTGGTGCGGTCGGCGAGACTCGAACTCGCACAGCTTTCGCCACTACCCCCTCAAGATAGCGTGTCTACCAATTTCACCACGACCGCGGTTTTTTGCTGCCCGGATGGCATGAGGAACCCAGAGGGTTTTGGCTTTCCGGACAGCTTTAGAGTTTACCCTGAAATGCAGTTGTTTTCAGTGCACTGCTGCAATGAATGCACACAGATTTGCGTGGATCACTTCGTCGGGATCTGCGTTGCACCGGAAGCGGGCGCGGCAGGTGCCGAAGCCGGTGCACTGGCGCCCGGCGCAGCCGGCGTGCCAGCGGCCGGAATCTGCGCAGCACCCGATGCAGCCGGCGCAGGCGCACCGATGGCCGCGCGCTCGAGCAGGCTGTTGCCGCCCGACGCAGGCCGCGCATGGCTGAAGTAGGCCAGCAGCAACGTGCACACGAAGAACACCGCGGCGAGGACTGCCGTGGTGCGCGACAGGAAGTTGGCGCTGCCGCTGGCACCGAACAGGCTACCAGCGCTGCCGCTGCCGAAGGCCGCGCCCATGTCGGCGCCCTTGCCGTGCTGCACCAGGATGAGGCCGATCATTGCCAGCGCGGTGAGCATCTGCACACCGACGAGGATGTTGAGGACCATGTTCATTCGTTGTTTCTCCTAAGGATCTGCCGCGCGCGACTCAGCGTGCGGCTGCAATGATGTGTAGAAAGTCAGGCGCCTTGAGCGACGCGCCGCCGATCAGACCGCCGTCGATGTCGGGCTGGGCGAGCAGTTCCGCCGCATTGGCCGCGTTCATGCTGCCGCCGTAGAGGATGCGGATGCCCGCGGCGTGTTCGCTCGCCGCGTGGTGCAACTGTGCGCGCAGCACGGCATGCACGCCCTGCGCCTGTTCGGGTGTGGCCGTCTTGCCCGTGCCGATGGCCCAGACCGGCTCGTACGCCACCACGATCTCGCTGATGCAATGGCCGTTGACGTGGATGACCGCGGCGAGCTGGCGCTTCACCACCTCTTCCGTGCGGCCGGCTTCGCGCTCCGCGAGCGTTTCGCCCACGCAGACGATCGGCGTGATGCCATTGGCGAGCGCGGCTGCCGTCTTGGCCGCCACGACGTCATCGGTTTCGCCGTGGTACTGGCGCCGCTCCGAGTGGCCGACGATGGCGTAGCGCACACCGAAGTCCTTCAACATCGCCGCCGACTGCTCGCCGGTGAAGGCGCCTTGCGGCTGGGCCGAAATGTCCTGCGCGCCCAGCGCGACGGGCGAGCCCGCCACCAATGACTGCACCTGCGCGAAGTACGGTGCCGGCACGCACACCGCGACGTCGCAGCCCGGCGTGCCGACGCCCTGCAGCAGCGCCTTCAGCAGCGCGTCGTTGGCCGACAGGCTGCCGTTCATCTTCCAGTTGCCGGCAATCAGCTTCCGTGGGGTCATCGTCGTCTTGTTCCGTTGTTCACCAGCTCAGCACGATCTTGCCGATGTGCTGGTTCGATTCCATCAGGACATGGGCCTGCGCCCCGCCGCTGGGATCGCCGATGGCGGCGAAGGTGCTGTGCACGACAGGTTTGATCGCGCCGCTCTCCAGCAGCGGCCACACCTTGTCGCGCAGCGCCTGCGCGATGGCGCCCTTGAAGGCGATCGAGCGCGGACGCAGGGTCGAGCCCGTGACCGTCAGGCGGCGACGCAGCACCAGCCCGGCGTTGATCTCGGCCTTGATGCCGCCCTGCACCGCGATGATCACCAGCCGGCCGTCTTCGGCCAGGCAGTCGATCTCGCGCGCCACATAGGCACCGGCGACCATGTCGAGGATCACGTCGACGCCCCGGCCGTCCGTGATGCGCTTGATCTCGGCGACGAAGTCGCTCGACTTGTAGTTGATGGCGTGGTCGGCGCCCAGCTTGAGGCAAGCCTCGCACTTGTCGTCGCTGCCGGCCGTGACGATGACCGTCGCGCCCATGGCTTTGCCGAGCTGGATGGCGGTCACGCCGATACCGCTCGAGCCGCCCTGGATCAGCAGCGTCTCGCCCTTCTGGAGGCGACCGCGCTCGAACACGTTGCTCCAGACGGTGAAAAAGGTCTCGGGCAGCGAGGCGGCATCGATGTCGCTCCAGCCCTTGGGCACCGGCAGGCACTGCGCGACAGGCGCCACGCAGAGTTCGGCATAGCCGCCGCCCGCGACCAGTGCGCAGACGCGGTCGCCGATCGCCAGGCCGGCATCGGCCAGCGCCTTGGCGTCGCCAGCGACGATCTCGCCGGCCACTTCGAGGCCCGGCAGATCGGACGCGCCCGGCGGCACCGGGTAGTTGCCGGTGCGTTGCAGTACGTCCGGGCGATTGACGCCGCTGGCCGCGACACGGATCAGCAGTTCGCCCTCGCCCGCCACCGGGTCCGGCCGATCGACGACGCGCAGCACGTCCGGCGCACCGAACGAAGTGATTTCAATGGCTTTCATCGTGGGAAGGGAAAGATGGGGCGGCTCGCACCGCCCTCTTCTTTCTCAGCCTTGCTGGTCGCCGCCGCGGTTCGCGTCGGACACCGGCTGTGCGGCGCCCTGCTCGGGCGCTTGCTCGCCGCCGTTGCCACGCTCTTCGAAGCGCGGGGGACGGTCGCCACGCGGTGCGCGGTCGCCACGGTCTTCGCGCGGGCCGCGGTCGTTGCGCGGCGGACGGTCACCGCGGTCTTCGCGCGGTGCACGTTCCTGGAATTCCATGCCGGCCGGACGCTCGGTCAGGGCCTTCATCGACAGCTTGACGCGCCCCTTCTCGTCCGTCTCGAGGACCTTGACCTTCACGATCTGGCCTTCGCTCAGATAGTCGGTGACCTTCTCGACGCGTTCGTGCGCGATCTGGCTGATGTGCAGCAGACCGTCCTTGCCGGGCAACAGGTTGATCAGCGCGCCGAAGTCCAGGATCTTCGTGACCGGGCCTTCGTACACCTTGCCGATTTCGACTTCCGCCGTGATCTGCTCGATGCGCTGCTTGGCCAACTCGGCCTTTTCCGGGTCGGTCGAGGCGATGGTGATGGTGCCGTCTTCGTCGATGTTGATCGTCGTGCCGGTTTCTTCCTGCAGGCCGCGGATGACCGCGCCGCCCTTGCCGATCACGTCGCGGATCTTCTCGGGGTTGATCTTCAGCGTGGTCAGGCGCGGTGCGAAGGTCGAGACCTCAGCCTTGGCTTCGCCCATGGCTTCCTGCATCTTGCCCAGGATGTGCATGCGCGCTTCCTTGGCTTGCGCCAGGGCAACCTGCATGATTTCCTTGGTGATGCCCTGGATCTTGATGTCCATCTGCAGCGCGGTGATGCCGTTGGTCGTGCCGGCCACCTTGAAGTCCATGTCGCCCAGGTGATCTTCGTCGCCCAGGATGTCGGTCAGCACCGCGAAGCGGTTGCCTTCCTTGATCAGGCCCATGGCGATGCCGGCCACGTGGGCCTTCATCGGCACGCCGGCGTCCATCATCGACAGGCAGCCGCCGCAGACCGAGGCCATCGACGACGAGCCGTTCGACTCGGTGATTTCCGAGACGACACGCACCGTGTACGGGAATTCTTCCTTCGACGGCAGCACGGCGACGAGCGCGCGCTTGGCCAGGCGGCCGTGGCCGATCTCGCGGCGCTTGGTCGAGCCCATGCGGCCGACTTCGCCGGTGGCGAAGGGAGGCATGTTGTAGTGGAACAGGAAGCGGTCTTCGTACTCGCCGGCCAGCGCGTCGATGCGCTGTGCGTCGCGCTCGGTACCCAGCGTGGTGATGACCAGCGCCTGGGTTTCACCGCGGGTGAACAGGGCCGAGCCATGGGTGCGCGGCAGCACGGAATTGCGGATCTCGATCGGGCGCACGGTGCGCGTGTCGCGGCCGTCGATGCGCGGCTCACCTTCGAGGATCTGGCTGCGCACGATCTTCGATTCGATCGCGAACAGCAGGTCGTTGACCTTGCCCGCATCGAAAGGCTCGCCGCTTTCCTTCAGCGCGGCCATCACGCCGGCGTTGGCTTCGCGCAGGGCTTGCGTGCGGGCCTGCTTGCTGCGGATCTGGTAGACCGCGCGCAGCTTCTCTTCGGCCAGGCCGTTGACCTTGGCAACGAAGGCTTCGTCTTCCGCCGGTGCCGTCCAGTCCCACACCGGCTTGCCGGCGTCACGGACGAGTTCGTGGATCGCGTTGATCGCGATGTTGGCCTGTTCGTGGCCGAACACCACGCCCCCCAGCATGACTTCTTCCGACAGCTGCAGGGCTTCCGACTCGACCATCAGCACGGCGGCTTCGGTGCCGGCGACGACCAGGTCCATCTGCGAATCCTTGCGGGCGGTCTGGCCCGGGTTCAGCACGTACTGGCCGTTGATGTAGCCCACGCGGGCCGCGCCGATCGGGCCGCTGAACGGAATGCCGGAGACCGACAGCGCGGCGCTCACGCCGATCATGGCGGCGATGTCGGCGTCGACTTCGGGGTTGAGCGACAGCGTGTGGATGACCACGTGCACTTCGTTGAGGAAGCCTTCGGGGAACAGCGGGCGGATCGGGCGGTCGATCAGGCGGCTGGTCAGGGTTTCATGTTCGCTCGGCTTGGCTTCGCGCTTGAAGAAGCTGCCGGGGATCTTGCCGGCGGCATAGGTCTTCTCGATGTAATCGACGGTCAGCGGGAAGAAGTCCTGACCGGGCTTGGCCGACTTGGAGGCGACCACGGTGGCCAGCACGACGGTGCCGTCGATGTCGACCTTGACCGCGCCGCTGGCCTGGCGGGCGATTTCGCCCGTTTCCAGGACGACGGTCTTGTCGCCCCATTGGAAGGACTTGGTGACTTTGTTGAAGAGGCTCATGTTTGCTCCTGATTTGAGAGCGGCGAACCACCGTATCGGCAGCACCCGCAGGGGTTGGAGCGCTTCGCAGAACACGATGCCATTCCAGCGAGGCTCGGCACGAACCCCATTGGAATGACACAGCTTCGCTCTGTTCTGTCGCTCCGAAAACTTGTTCGCGAAGTAAAAAACGCCTGAGCTAGCGGACTAACCCAGGCGTTTTTTGCATGCGATTCGAATTACTTGCGCAGGCCCAGCTTGGCGATCAGCGCGGTGTAACGGTCGGCATCCTTGGACTTGAGGTAGTCCAGGAGCTTGCGGCGGCGGCTCACCATGCGCAGCAGACCGCGACGGCCGTGGTGGTCCTTGGCGTGGGTCTTGAAGTGAGGGGTGAGCTCGTTGATGCGGGCGGTCAGCAGTGCGACTTGCACTTCGGGGCTGCCCGTGTCGTTGGCGGCGCGGGCGTTGTCCTTGACGACTTCGGCCTTGATGGAGGCTGCGATCATGATGATTTCCTTCGTTCCAAATAGTTTGACTTGCGGTGTGCGCTGGAACTGCACGCACCGTGTGCCTTGCGGCGGATAGCCCAGCATTATAGCCTGCCTTGGCTCGCCCCCAGGTCGCGCTCACTGCGTGTAGCGCTCCGCACCCCCTACCGGGGGCAACACCAGCGGCCCGGCGAAGCCGGTTCCGCGGTGTTTCACGAACAGG
The sequence above is drawn from the Variovorax sp. J2L1-78 genome and encodes:
- the nuoH gene encoding NADH-quinone oxidoreductase subunit NuoH — translated: MIDSIYGFGQGLIGAHWWTAGGWPVLWALIKIICVLLPLLGAVAYATLWERKFLGWIQVRHGPNRVGPFGLLQPIADALKLLTKELINPTAASPGLFRLGPIMAIMPALAAWVAIPFGPEAILANVNAGLLLIMAITSIEVYGVIIAGWASNSKYAFLGALRASAQMVSYEIAMGFCLVVVIMVTGSLHLGDVVASQGKGMGVNMGLGFLSWNWLPLLPIFVVYVISGVAETNRHPFDVVEGEAEIVAGHMVEYSGMGFAIFFLAEYASMWLVSILAALMFLGGWLSPIGFLDFIPGWIWLGLKTFFVLTLFIWIRGTFPRFRYDQIMRLGWKIFIPVTLVWLLVVGGWMQTPWNIWN
- the nuoG gene encoding NADH-quinone oxidoreductase subunit NuoG, with the protein product MVEIELDGKKVDIVEGSMIMHAADKAGTYIPHFCYHKKLSIAANCRMCLVDVEKAPKPMPACATPVTQGMIVRTKSEKAIKAQQSVMEFLLINHPLDCPICDQGGECQLQDLAVGYGGSSSRYEEEKRVVFHKDVGPLISMEEMSRCIHCTRCVRFGQEVAGVMELGMIHRGEHSEITTVMGETVDSELSGNMIDICPVGALTSKPFRYSARTWELSRRKSVSPHDSTGANLIVQVKNHQVMRVVPLENEDVNECWIADRDRFSYESLNSDERLTQPMLKQGGQWQAVDWQTALEYVANGLRQIKTDHGASAIGALVSPHSTVEELALAGALVRGLGSENIDYRLRAADFTPAGGIRWLGTSIASLSNLQRVLVVGSNLRKDHPLFAQRIRQAARKGAAVSVIASANELASRDAWAMSLAGVTTVAAGGWVQALADVATAIGAEKGVSAPAQGNASDEAKAVAQSLLGGERKAILLGNAAAHHADASRLLALAQWIGEQTGASVGYLTEAANTVGAQWANALPGANGLNAGQMLSGGLKAVLLLNNEPEFDSAAGARAATGLEHAQMVVTLSPFKANLAISDVLLPIAPFSETPGTFVNAEGRIQSFHAVVKPRGEARPAWKVLRVLGNMLGLPNFDFETAQDVLASVRGADAGATHIAADRLSNAAPAGVDLSKAAVDAAAPVTASIYQLDGLVRRATSLQLTADARGASHAALGVWPGQHPVLDEVTA
- the nuoF gene encoding NADH-quinone oxidoreductase subunit NuoF is translated as MTPEQVLSQFRATGVQTCFHDRHIGAQIYAGLDGTNWRLADYEARGGYQALRKILTEGLTPDQVIAEVKASGLRGRGGAGFPTGLKWSFMPRQFPGQKYLVCNSDEGEPGTCKDRDILQFNPHIVIEGMAIAAYAMGISVGYNYIHGEIFQAYERFEEALEEARAAGYLGNAIMGSTYNFQLHAAHGFGAYICGEETALLESLEGKKGQPRFKPPFPASFGLYGKPTTINNTETFAAVPWIIRNGGQAYLECGKPNNGGTKIYSVSGDVELPGNYEVPMGTPFSKLLELAGGVRKGRTLKAVIPGGSSSPVLPADIMMACTMDYDSIAKAGSMLGSGAVIVMDDSRSMVESLKRLSYFYMHESCGQCTPCREGTGWMWRVVDRIHNGHGKQTDMDLLNSVADNIQGRTICALGDAAAMPVRAMIKHFRHEFEALIPGYVPKVAAKA
- the nuoE gene encoding NADH-quinone oxidoreductase subunit NuoE; this translates as MSNPSTPAAAKPLSAAALERFAREVAKYPADQAQSAVMACLSIVQQEQGYVSLESEKVVADFLGMPQIAVHEVTTFYNMYNQQPTGRFKLNVCTNLPCQLRDGVTALNHLEKKLGVTMGGTTDDGMFTLQQSECLGACADSPVMLVNDRTMCSFMSNEKLDQLIDGLRASSKGDAA
- a CDS encoding NADH-quinone oxidoreductase subunit D, which produces MAEIKNYTLNFGPQHPAAHGVLRLVLELDGEVVQRADPHIGLLHRATEKLAEHKTYIQSLPYMDRLDYVSMMSNEHAYCLAIEKLMGIEVPIRAQYIRVMFAEITRLLNHLMWLGSHGNDCGSSTILIYAFREREDLFDIYEAVSGARMHAAYFRPGGVYRDLPDTMPQYKVSKIKNAKALERMNENRQGSMLDFIDDFTKRFVKHMEEYHTLLTDNRIWKQRTVGIGVMTPERALNLGLTGPMLRGSGIAWDLRKKQPYDVYDRMDFDIPVGKTGDCYDRYLVRMEEMAQSNRIIKQCVDWLRVNPGPVITDNHKVAAPARESMKGNMEELIHHFKLFTEGFHVPEGEAYAAVEHPKGEFGIYLVSDGANKPYRLKIRAPGFVHLSALDEMTRGHMIADTVAVIGTLDIVFGEIDR
- a CDS encoding NADH-quinone oxidoreductase subunit C, with the translated sequence MTVFAIDPGALKDTIAAALGDKVKSINVALGEVTLVVKAADYLAAMQTLRDAPGCQFEQLVDLCGVDYSSYRDTEWEGLRYCAVSHLLSVSLNQRVRVKVFCADDDFPVLPSVMHLWASANWFEREAFDLFGIVFEGHEDLRRILTDYGFIGHPFRKDFPLSGHVEMRYDEALKRVVYQPVSIEPREVTPRVIREENYGGLH